The genomic region ACGTGCTTTCAGGAACTAAAGAGGAACTGCTCGACAACCCGGATGTCAAATCCGCATATTTTGGAGTGTAAGAGGATTACAATGGCGTATCCCGAGGAATGCACCTTCACGCGCTTCGATGAGATGGCAAAGAAGTACGCCCGCCATACGGCGCTGATCTATCTCGGACAGCGTTACACCTACAAGATGCTCAATTATTATATCGAGAAGTTCGCACTGGGCCTGGTTGGGCTCGGCATCTCACCGGGCGACAAAGTGATGATCTACATTCCGAATTGCCCCCAGTGGGTTATCGCCAACTACGCGATCAACAAGATCGGTGCGGTGATGGTGCCTGTGTCGCCCATTTACACAGCCTACGAGATCGAATACATCATCAAAGACGCCGACGTGAAAGTAGTGATCTGTCTCGACACTAACTTTGGATATGTCAAAGAGGTTATGCCTGCGACGGGTCTCAAGAACATCATTGTCACGAACCTGGTGGACCTTATTCCCTGGTGGAAAAGAGCAATAGGCACTGCCTTTGATAAAATTCCCAAAGGCTCCACCGAGAAGGGGCCGCATATCTTCTGGTTTGAAGATATCATGCGTCATAATCCCCCTACCCCGCCGGAGGTCAAGATCGATCCGTGGAAAGACCTTGCCTATATTATGTACACGGGCGGTACAACCGGGTTTCCAAAGGGTGTTGCAGGAAACCACATGGGCGAGACGTCGTATATTCGCGACATCATGGACGACGTGATCGGCGACCGCACACAGGAAGGCAAGGACGTCGTCATCATGATCAACCCCCTGTTCCACATCATGGCCAAGGGTTTCATGATCGCCTTCGGTTTCAATTTTGGTAACGCGGTCGTACTCATGCCGTCACCTGAGGTTGATGCGACACTATCCGCCATTGAGCGCTACAAGGTCCGCTGGATGCTGGGCGTGCCGGCGCTGTATCGCATGATCCTGGAGAATGACCGCGTGGACCAGTACGACCTCAGTTCCCTGAAGTATTGTTACTGCGGTGGCGATGCGCTGCCCGCTGAAGTGTACAAGACATGGCAGCAGAAATACGGCGTCTACCTCTACCAGGTGTATGGCTCGACTGAGGCCGGACACGTCACGTACAGCCCGCTCGATAAGGTGCCGGCACCGACGACCGTGGGCAAGCCTCTGAAATCCCGGCGCGTGATTGTTGCCGATAACGAAACGCTCAAACCCGTGCCTCAAGGAGAGACAGGGGAACTCATGGTGACGTCTGATTTTACGGTGAAGAGCTACTGGCAAAAACCCGAGGAAACGGAATATTCATATATCCAATTGAACGGGGATACCTATTACCGCATGGGCGATTTTGTGCGCATGACAGAAGAC from Syntrophorhabdales bacterium harbors:
- a CDS encoding AMP-binding protein; the protein is MAYPEECTFTRFDEMAKKYARHTALIYLGQRYTYKMLNYYIEKFALGLVGLGISPGDKVMIYIPNCPQWVIANYAINKIGAVMVPVSPIYTAYEIEYIIKDADVKVVICLDTNFGYVKEVMPATGLKNIIVTNLVDLIPWWKRAIGTAFDKIPKGSTEKGPHIFWFEDIMRHNPPTPPEVKIDPWKDLAYIMYTGGTTGFPKGVAGNHMGETSYIRDIMDDVIGDRTQEGKDVVIMINPLFHIMAKGFMIAFGFNFGNAVVLMPSPEVDATLSAIERYKVRWMLGVPALYRMILENDRVDQYDLSSLKYCYCGGDALPAEVYKTWQQKYGVYLYQVYGSTEAGHVTYSPLDKVPAPTTVGKPLKSRRVIVADNETLKPVPQGETGELMVTSDFTVKSYWQKPEETEYSYIQLNGDTYYRMGDFVRMTEDGEIEFVERTADIIKYKAYRVSASEIEAVLQDHPTVIGSCVVGIPDPKVGERIKAIVVLKEDAKGVNSAELLRWARDRLAPYKIPHYIEFRDMLPKSKVGKLLRREIRDEEKRKLQKERRKS